Proteins found in one Plasmodium malariae genome assembly, chromosome: 13 genomic segment:
- the PmUG01_13015600 gene encoding conserved Plasmodium protein, unknown function → MSEEIIADETSNTNVESEVDEQKELLEKRTAQELFDMGNLEFKENKNYDVAAERFSMAVEKKVKELNAEGSVHIDLREYYLCFADALLTKEEEKNDLFEFLKKKKKVEVSDTEDSLDKEEVSDEQLAFEMFEFARKCYELLVEEKKELSKKDVLNYTYVFIRLGDINLLNHFFPEALAEYEKCVELREKYKVGNENLIAPLISLSQSYMFCGKRKEAVNYFEKVKKILLDVRQKTTPLPENTNEKVIRDTYDDVQIQIDDLKRQIEEEGEEGKELGSQTIAKDLVVTTKSEFDKAVLNKENNEVTKITICSVNNDEYGAKKRRINLSNYKN, encoded by the exons ATGTCAG AAGAAATAATCGCAGATGAGACCTCCAACACCAATGTCGAATCGGAAGTTGACGAACAGAAAG AATTGCTTGAAAAAAGGACAGCGCAGGAATTGTTTGATATGGGAAATCTTGAATTTAAGGAAAACAAGAATTATGATGTAGCGGCAGAGAGATTTTCAATGGCAGtggaaaaaaa GGTAAAGGAGCTAAACGCTGAAGGAAGTGTGCACATCGACTTACGTGAGTACTACTTATGCTTCGCGGATGCACTACTAACAAAGGAGGAAGAGAAGAACgatttatttgaatttttaaaaaaaa AGAAAAAAGTGGAGGTGTCCGACACGGAAGATTCACTTGACAAGGAAGAAGTATCAGACGAGCAG TTGGCCTTTGAAATGTTCGAGTTTGCAAGAAAATGCTATGAACTCTTagttgaagaaaaaaaggaattatcaaaaaaagaTGTCCTCAATTACACCTATGTTTTTATCCGTCTGGGAGATATCAACTTGTTAAACCATTTTTTCCCCGAGGCGTTAGCG GAGTACGAAAAATGTGTTGAGCTGAGAGAGAAGTACAAGGTTGGCAATGAAAATCTCATTGCCCCGTTGATTTCCTTATCACAGAGTTATATGTTTTGTGGAAAGAGAAAGGAAGCagtaaattattttgaaaaagtaaaaaaaatattacttgaTGTTAGACAGAAAACAACACCATTGCCTGAAAATACCAATGAAAAAGTTATACGAGATACATATGATGATGTTCAAATACAAATAGATGATTTAAAAAGGCAAATAGAGGAAGAAGGAGAAGAAGGAAAGGAATTGGGTAGTCAAACTATTGCCAAGGATTTGGTCGTCACGACTAAG tCTGAATTTGACAAAGCGGTACTAAACaaggaaaataatgaagtAACCAAGATCACCATTTGCAGTGTAAATAACGATGAATATGGGgctaaaaaaagaagaataaatttatcaaattataaaaactgA